A stretch of Castanea sativa cultivar Marrone di Chiusa Pesio chromosome 2, ASM4071231v1 DNA encodes these proteins:
- the LOC142624388 gene encoding uncharacterized protein LOC142624388, translating into MDFDAYDYLEKTVVEEKEDRDSKKSKSKSKESSERSYRKREVDQEEPALPDGDDRRSKRSRATADEENGSDTKKEREKDRDRDRDRDRERERSGHREKDRHHRDSDREKDRERERERSSREKEKDKDKDKDKDKDKERDKEREKERRERDKEKERERERKEREHRKEKEEKERSRRSRSRSERDRDRDRERERERDLEIRDTRRFKDKKEVVEPEADPERDQRTVFAYQMPLKANERDVYEFFSKAGKVRDVRLIMDRNSRRSKGVGYIEFYDAMSVPMAIALSGNLLLGQPVMVKPSEAEKNLVQSNASTGGSSGLAGPYGAVDRKLYVGNLHFNMTESQLRAIFEPFGPVELVQLPLDLETGHCKGFGFVQFAKLEDAKAAQSLNGKVEIAGRTIKVSSVTEHVGTQDTGAKSADFDDDDGGGLSLNAQSRALLMQKLDRSGIATSIAESLGAPVVNGPAPNAQAMGLPVNGQVAVSVPALPAQAILTPAAEPVGTPSECLLLKNMFDPATETDPDFDMDIKDDVEEECSKYGRVKHIYVDRNSAGCVYLRFETVEGAMGAQRAMHMRWFACRSISALYMQPHVYEAKFNGGA; encoded by the exons TTCGACGCTTACGACTACTTGGAGAAGACtgtggtggaggagaaagaggACCGAGACTCCAAGAAGAGCAAGAGTAAGAGCAAGGAGAGCAGTGAGAGGAGTTACAGGAAGAGAGAGGTTGATCAGGAAGAACCTGCTCTACCTGACGGAGACGACCGCCGGAGCAAGCGCTCCAGAGCTACCGCCGACGAAGAGAATGGAAGCGAtactaagaaagaaagagaaaaagatcgTGATCGAGACCGAGACAGAGATCGAGAACGAGAGCGGTCCGGTCATCGCGAGAAGGATCGGCACCATAGAGATTCGGATAGAGAAAAGGATCGCGAGCGAGAGCGAGAGAGGAGTagtagagagaaagagaaggataAGGACAAGGACAAGGACAAGgacaaagacaaagagagagataaggagagagagaaggagaggagggagagagataaggagaaagagagggagagagagaggaaagagagggagcatagaaaggagaaagaagagaaagaaaggtcTCGGAGAAGCCGGAGCCGGTCGGAACGGGACAGGGACCgcgatagagaaagagagagagaaagagacttAGAGATAAGAGACACTAG GAGATTTAAAGATAAGAAAGAAGTGGTGGAGCCGGAAGCAGACCCAGAAAGGGACCAGAGAACTGTTTTTGCATACCAG ATGCCTCTCAAGGCAAACGAGAGGGACGTATATGAATTCTTCTCAAAAGCGGGCAAG gtgAGGGATGTCCGACTAATCATGGAcaggaattcaagaagatctAAAGGAGTTGG GTATATAGAATTTTATGATGCAATGTCTGTGCCAATGGCAATTGCTCTCTCTGGAAACCTACTTCTTGGACAGCCTGTTATGGTTAAACCTTCTGAGGCTGAAAAGAACCTAGTTCAATCTAATGCTTCTACTGGGGGCTCAAGTGGTCTTGCAGGTCCATATGGAGCAGTTGATAGAAAACTGTATGTGGGCAACTTGCACTTTAACATGACTGAAAGCCAACTTAGAGCG ATTTTTGAGCCATTTGGTCCTGTGGAGCTTGTTCAACTGCCCCTTGATCTTGAGACAGGACACTGCAAGGGTTTTGGATTTGTTCAA TTTGCCAAACTTGAAGATGCAAAGGCAGCCCAATCTTTGAATGGAAAAGTGGAAATTGCTGGTCGAACTATCAAG GTTTCATCAGTAACAGAGCATGTTGGAACACAAGATACTGGAGCAAAATCAGCAGactttgatgatgatgatgggggAGGTTTG TCTCTCAATGCTCAATCAAGAGCACTACTTATGCAGAAGCTTGATCGCTCTGGCATTGCTACAAG TATTGCGGAGTCTCTTGGAGCTCCTGTGGTGAATGGGCCAGCTCCAAATGCACAAGCCATGGGCTTGCCTGTCAATGGGCAAGTCGCAGTTTCTGTGCCAGCTCTTCCAGCACAAGCTATCCTTACTCCAGCTGCAGAACCCGTTGGAACCCCCAGTGAATGCTTACTGTTGAAGAATATGTTTGATCCAGCAACTGAG ACGGATCCAGACTTTGATATGGACATTAAAGATGATGTGGAAGAAGAATGTTCTAAATATGGCCGAGTGAAGCATATTTATGTAGATAG AAATAGTGCTGGTTGTGTGTATTTGCGGTTTGAAACTGTAGAAGGTGCAATGGGCGCTCAACGTGCAATGCATATGAGGTGGTTTGCCTGTAGGTCGATTTCTGCCTTGTACATG cAACCCCATGTGTATGAAGCCAAGTTTAATGGTGGAGCTTGA